In Apium graveolens cultivar Ventura chromosome 10, ASM990537v1, whole genome shotgun sequence, the following are encoded in one genomic region:
- the LOC141693362 gene encoding F-box protein CPR1-like: MSTIASASTASSPVQPLCDGYLGGTSHITDDLVNNILLRLPVKHLLRCRCVSKLWCSLIDSTSFVKRHLQRTIECSPDSGIVCKSDSNFYLAEVDSSCDFTAVEVTDPLKTFLSGTVIVGSCNGLVCLWKNDYKVDNDIYLWNPAIRKATRLPKPPDHVPFPSLLIGSALVGFGYDNVNDDYKVMTTVDSQIWGIMVAVYSFKGNSWTRAETITNRYRISGHFGRYANGSLYWLARKDSDIIFAYDLGVERHRELSFPDGVDQTNENGMGLTVVNDCLCLVDLYSDSHADIWLMNNTGVGNPWSKIISVKQLGIVGSFEIVWPVAFSKSRNDILLQVDEDGLMWYSCARNEVKNVTVHGLPSQLYLRAYTESLVQPCRNFKLDGKQKQKKNMSDFLSEGFKLIM, from the exons ATGTCGACCATTGCTTCTGCCTCCACAGCCTCTTCCCCTGTTCAACCTCT ATGCGATGGTTACCTTGGTGGGACTTCCCACATCACTGATGATTTGGTTAACAATATCTTACTCCGTCTTCCCGTCAAGCATCTCCTCCGTTGCAGATGTGTTTCTAAGCTGTGGTGCTCTTTGATTGATAGCACTAGCTTTGTTAAAAGACATCTCCAAAGAACCATTGAGTGCAGCCCTGATTCTGGTATTGTTTGTAAATCTGACTCCAACTTTTACTTGGCGGAAGTGGATTCATCGTGTGATTTCACTGCTGTTGAAGTAACTGATCCACTTAAGACGTTTCTATCTGGTACTGTGATTGTTGGTTCGTGCAATGGCTTGGTTTGCTTGTGGAAGAATGACTATAAGGTTGACAATGATATCTATCTTTGGAACCCCGCAATCAGAAAGGCAACACGATTACCTAAACCACCGGATCATGTCCCTTTTCCTTCGTTGCTTATAGGGTCTGCCCTGGTCGGCTTTGGGTATGATAATGTCAATGATGACTATAAGGTTATGACAACCGTTGATAGTCAGATTTGGGGCATAATGGTAGCTGTTTACAGCTTCAAAGGCAATTCATGGACTCGGGCTGAAACTATTACGAACAGATACCGCATAAGTGGACATTTTGGTAGGTATGCAAATGGGTCGTTGTATTGGCTTGCAAGGAAGGACTCTGATATAATCTTTGCTTATGATCTTGGAGTTGAAAGACACAGGGAGCTCTCCTTTCCTGATGGTGTTGATCAAACTAATGAGAATGGCATGGGTCTTACTGTCGTGAATGATTGTCTTTGCCTAGTTGATCTATACTCCGACTCTCATGCGGATATATGGTTAATGAACAATACTGGGGTGGGAAATCCCTGGTCCAAGATAATTTCAGTGAAACAACTAGGCATAGTTGGATCTTTTGAAATCGTTTGGCCTGTTGCTTTTTCAAAGAGTCGGAATGATATTCTTTTGCAGGTAGATGAGGATGGATTAATGTGGTATAGTTGTGCAAGGAATGAAGTGAAGAATGTCACAGTTCATGGGTTACCAAGTCAATTGTATTTGCGTGCTTATACCGAGAGTCTTGTCCAGCCCTGTCGTAATTTCAAATTGGATGGGAAgcaaaaacaaaagaaaaatat GAGCGATTTTCTTTCTGAAGGATTCAAGCTAATAATGTAG